From Brassica oleracea var. oleracea cultivar TO1000 chromosome C3, BOL, whole genome shotgun sequence, a single genomic window includes:
- the LOC106332029 gene encoding uncharacterized protein LOC106332029 codes for MNEMDTKSCSKSITVCESSSGSVPEAVIVVSGLNSDSVSNHVLIEEQKENDSRMGKDGVGCSNVSAHAVHEEVANNVTAVSCHESDASTKEKAKEFHVVDLSGEGESDNGQRICRICHFGSDQTPDRVSGKSVSVDLIEIGCKCKNELGLAHFHCAEAWFKLRGNSVCEICGSSALNVPVRLTEEEWSEIRDGTTDEGRRRGSGQSCCIFMVFLLTIILLHWFFKKMSGYYQNT; via the exons ATGAATGAAATGGACACGAAAAGTTGTTCAAAATCGATCACTGTTTGTGAAAGTTCGAGTGGATCTGTGCCTGAGGCTGTGATTGTAGTCTCTGGTCTCAACAGTGACTCTGTCTCAAACCATGTATTGATCGAAGAGCAAAAAGAGAATGATTCAAGAATGGGGAAAGATGGTGTTGGATGCAGTAACGTTTCAGCGCATGCTGTTCACGAGGAAGTTGCAAATAACGTTACTGCGGTAAGCTGTCACGAGAGTGATGCTTCAACAAAAGAAAAGGCCAAGGAGTTTCACGTGGTAGATCTGAGCGGTGAAGGAGAAAGTGATAACGGGCAAAGAATCTGCAGGATCTGTCATTTTGGTTCTGATCAAACGCCGGATAGAGTTTCTGGCAAGTCAGTAAGTGTAGACTTGATTGAGATTGGTTGCAAATGCAAGAACGAGCTTGGCCTTGCCCATTTTCATTGCGCTGAAGCTTGGTTTAAGCTCAGAGGAAACAG TGTATGTGAAATCTGCGGTTCTTCAGCACTGAATGTTCCAGTAAGGTTGACGGAGGAGGAGTGGAGCGAAATAAGGGACGGTACAACGGATGAAGGAAGAAGACGTGGAAGTGGACAATCTTGCTGCATTTTCATGGTTTTTCTGCTTACTATCATTCTGCTTCATTGGTTTTTCAAGAAGATGAGTGGTTACTACCAAAACACATAA
- the LOC106329847 gene encoding subtilisin-like protease SBT3.5: protein MEFSSLIVSNHRKHIALVFICLVLILKIAFVSSDNQESQIYTVHLGERQHDDPKLVTDSHHDILRSLLGSKKASRESMIYSYRHGFSGFAAKLTPSQARELSEHPDVVHVTRSKYMKLATTRVSDYLGLTRTTPTGLVHETYMGSGAIIGILDTGIWPDSKSFSDNGLGPIPARWKGKCVSGEWFNASSSCNRKLIGARYYAKGLLESYNGTYDAMEKGEVMSPLDVTGHGTHCASIAAGSFVQDASFLGLGSGTARGSAPLARIASYKVCWSKEVCYAPDILKAMDHAIRDGVDVISMSLGSTIPLDFEVDRSDLAIGAFHAVMKGIPVVCAGGNDGPHTQTVSNVAPWIITVAATTMDREFFTPITLGNNVTVLGQESLYTGKEVGFADIVYLEDLTKNDFLAGKAKGKILFAFQIENSLDIEEYAKSNGVVGVIIASNPYDHIAPGTTDIPYVYVDFEIGMDIMLYFKTAKFPKAKISPTKSFVGRPFSTKVARFSSRGPNSISPAILKPDIAAPGSGILAAVPSEEGYGFKSGTSMATPVVSGIVALLRQKRPDWSPAAIRSALVTTALQTDPFGEPISAEGSPRKLASPFDFGGGLVNPGKVADPGLVYDMGYDEYVHYLCSAGYENKSISKLLGKIYTCPSPTPSMLDVNVPSITIPYLNEEIIITRTVTNVGPVGSVYKAVIEAPLGIKLQVGPETLEFGPNTKKITFTVKVSTTHRWNTDYNFGSLTWTDNGAHNVRIPLSVRTRFSNLKI, encoded by the exons ATGGAGTTCTCTTCTCTGATTGTATCAAATCATAGAAAGCATATTGCACTTGTGTTCATTTGTTTAGTATTAATCTTGAAGATAGCCTTTGTTTCTTCTGACAATCAGGAGAGCCAG ATTTACACGGTCCATTTGGGTGAGAGGCAACACGATGATCCTAAACTTGTTACTGATTCACATCATGATATCCTCAGATCGCTTCTTGGAAG CAAAAAAGCTTCCCGTGAGTCTATGATTTATAGTTACAGGCATGGCTTCTCAGGCTTTGCAGCGAAGCTCACACCATCTCAAGCAAGGGAACTCTCAG AGCATCCGGATGTTGTTCATGTGACGAGAAGCAAGTATATGAAGCTGGCAACAACAAGGGTGAGTGATTACTTGGGACTCACTCGAACCACTCCAACTGGTCTCGTCCATGAAACTTATATGGGAAGTGGAGCAATCATAGGAATCCTGGACACGGGAATATGGCCAGATTCAAAGTCATTCAGTGACAACGGTCTTGGACCAATCCCGGCACGTTGGAAGGGAAAATGTGTTTCAGGAGAATGGTTCAACGCATCATCAAGCTGCAACAGAAAGTTGATAGGAGCTAGATACTACGCAAAGGGTCTCCTCGAAAGTTACAATGGGACATACGATGCGATGGAGAAAGGCGAGGTCATGTCCCCGTTGGACGTAACCGGTCACGGGACCCATTGTGCATCGATCGCCGCGGGTTCTTTCGTCCAGGACGCAAGCTTCTTAGGTCTAGGCTCGGGAACCGCCAGAGGCAGCGCCCCGCTAGCCCGCATAGCTTCTTACAAAGTTTGTTGGAGCAAAGAGGTGTGTTACGCACCGGATATTTTAAAGGCCATGGATCACGCCATTCGAGATGGCGTCGATGTTATATCGATGTCGCTAGGATCCACGATACCGCTTGATTTCGAGGTTGATAGAAGTGATTTAGCTATTGGTGCTTTCCACGCCGTCATGAAGGGGATTCCCGTGGTATGCGCTGGCGGGAACGATGGTCCCCATACGCAAACCGTCTCGAACGTTGCTCCGTGGATCATAACCGTCGCGGCTACGACCATGGACCGAGAGTTCTTCACGCCCATCACTCTTGGAAACAATGTAACCGTACTG GGTCAAGAATCTCTATACACGGGAAAAGAAGTCGGATTCGCTGATATTGTTTACTTGGAAGACTTGACAAAAAATGATTTTCTAGCCGGTAAAGCTAAGGGCAAAATCTTGTTTGCCTTCCAAATAGAAAATTCATTAGATATTGAAGAATATGCAAAATCTAATGGCGTTGTTGGCGTCATTATTGCGTCGAATCCATACGACCATATAGCACCGGGCACCACGGATATCCCTTATGTCTACGTAGACTTTGAAATTGGGATGGACATTATGTTGTATTTCAAAACAGCCAA ATTTCCAAAAGCTAAGATCAGCCCTACCAAGTCATTCGTTGGCCGACCCTTCTCGACCAAGGTCGCAAGATTTTCGTCTAGAGGTCCCAATTCAATATCTCCTGCCATTCTCAAG CCTGATATAGCAGCACCAGGTTCAGGTATACTTGCAGCCGTACCATCAGAAGAAGGATACGGATTCAAGTCGGGGACATCGATGGCTACACCTGTTGTTTCAGGAATAGTCGCACTTCTTAGACAAAAACGCCCTGACTGGTCTCCTGCTGCAATCCGATCCGCTCTCGTCACAACCG CATTACAAACGGACCCATTCGGAGAGCCTATTTCAGCGGAGGGTTCCCCGCGTAAACTTGCTAGCCCGTTTGACTTCGGAGGCGGTCTGGTGAACCCGGGGAAAGTAGCAGACCCGGGACTTGTCTACGACATGGGCTACGATGAATATGTTCACTACTTGTGCTCCGCAGGCTACGAAAATAAATCCATCTCAAAACTACTTGGAAAAATATACACTTGCCCTTCTCCAACTCCATCCATGCTTGATGTCAACGTGCCTTCCATCACGATTCCATACCTCAATGAAGAGATCATTATAACTAGAACTGTGACCAATGTTGGACCGGTTGGTTCGGTTTACAAAGCTGTGATCGAAGCGCCTCTCGGTATTAAACTTCAGGTGGGTCCTGAGACTCTAGAGTTTGGTCCCAACACCAAGAAGATTACATTTACGGTGAAAGTCTCCACGACTCATCGATGGAATACTGATTATAACTTTGGGAGCTTGACTTGGACTGATAATGGAGCTCACAATGTTAGAATACCTCTTTCTGTGAGAACAAGATTTTCTAACTTGAAGATATAA
- the LOC106329846 gene encoding LOW QUALITY PROTEIN: senescence-specific cysteine protease SAG39 (The sequence of the model RefSeq protein was modified relative to this genomic sequence to represent the inferred CDS: deleted 3 bases in 2 codons), with product MTSIMVMFMVLTILFTSFRISQATSRCCWSFSAVAGVERVTKIASGRIVSFSEQQLLDCDREYDQGCNGGIMSDAFNNIIQNRGIASEKSYSYQGSDGTCRSSAIPVARIRSFQYVPSNNERVLLEAIQGISTASHQDGFMHYSGGVYDGPCGTSANHAATIVGYGTSQDGTKYWLAKNSWGETWGENGYIRIRRDVAWPQGICGVAQYAFYHTKEWISLIYS from the exons ATGACATCGATCATGGTCATGTTCATGGTTTTGACCATTCTTTTCACGAGTTTCAGAATCTCTCAAGCTACTTCTC GATGTTGCTGG AGTTTTTCGGCTGTGGCAGGAGTGGAACGTGTGACTAAAATCGCCAGTGGGAGGATCGTATCTTTTTCCGAACAACAGCTTCTAGACTGCGATAGAGAGTAT GACCAAGGCTGTAACGGTGGGATAATGTCGGATGCTTTTAACAATATAATCCAAAACCGAGGCATCGCCTCAGAGAAGTCCTACTCTTACCAAGGATCAGATGGGACATGCCGGTCCAGTGCAATACCAGTTGCACGGATCAGAAGTTTTCAGTACGTCCCTAGCAACAACGAGCGGGTATTGTTGGAGGCT ATTCAAGGCATATCAACCGCGAGTCATCAGGACGGGTTCATGCATTACTCAGGTGGAGTATACGACGGGCCTTGTGGGACCAGCGCAAATCATGCGGCTACGATTGTTGGATATGGGACAAGCCAGGACGGGACTAAGTACTGGCTGGCAAAGAACTCTTGGGGTGAAACTTGGGGAGAAAATGGTTACATTAGGATCCGTAGAGACGTGGCTTGGCCTCAAGGGATTTGTGGTGTAGCCCAATATGCTTTTTATCACACCAAGGAGTGGATAAGCTTGATATATTCCTAA